The Gracilimonas sp. genome includes a region encoding these proteins:
- a CDS encoding adenylosuccinate synthase: MSTRVVIGAQWGDEGKGKIVDLLSDKADYVVRFQGGANAGHTLKFDDKKVVLHLIPSGIFNGDADCVIGNGVVIDPIALVEEIKGVQDLGFSLEGRFHISQTAHVILPYHKLLDQLKEKRRGGDAIGTTGRGIGPAYVSKVSRVGIRMVDLLDREILKEKIDQNLKDINFALENLYKEPTLKTKELMAELEDAIQTLEPFICNTTNMLHEGIKNDKSILLEGAQGTMLDVDHGTYPFVTSSSPTSGGACTGSGIPPTALDKVMGITKAYCTRVGNGPFPTELLDETGEELRKKGAEFGATTGRPRRCGWLDLVALKYVVQLNGINELTLTKMDVMDGFEEIKVCTGYKLNGEETDVFPLCLDEIRDVEPVYTSLPGWKNSIEGMTNWDDLPATAQSYIHFIEEYLGVKFTIISTGPKRTETIVL, encoded by the coding sequence ATGAGTACAAGAGTTGTTATTGGAGCACAGTGGGGTGATGAAGGTAAAGGCAAAATTGTTGACCTGCTCAGCGATAAAGCCGATTACGTTGTTCGTTTCCAGGGCGGTGCGAATGCCGGACATACCCTCAAGTTCGACGATAAAAAAGTAGTTCTTCATCTTATTCCTTCGGGGATATTTAATGGCGATGCTGATTGTGTGATCGGTAATGGGGTTGTTATCGATCCCATCGCACTGGTGGAAGAAATCAAAGGCGTACAAGACCTGGGATTCAGTCTCGAGGGACGGTTTCACATCAGTCAAACGGCCCATGTAATCCTTCCCTACCACAAACTCCTTGATCAGCTTAAAGAAAAACGTCGCGGTGGCGATGCCATCGGTACCACAGGTCGGGGTATTGGCCCGGCTTATGTGAGTAAAGTATCCCGCGTGGGTATTCGTATGGTTGATCTGCTGGATCGCGAAATCCTTAAAGAGAAGATTGACCAAAACCTCAAAGACATCAATTTTGCGCTGGAAAACCTGTATAAGGAACCTACGCTAAAAACAAAAGAACTGATGGCTGAGCTGGAAGATGCCATCCAAACGCTGGAACCCTTTATCTGCAACACCACCAACATGCTGCACGAGGGTATCAAGAATGATAAATCCATTTTACTTGAAGGCGCACAGGGTACCATGCTGGATGTAGATCATGGAACGTATCCTTTTGTAACCTCTTCATCTCCAACCTCCGGCGGAGCCTGTACCGGGTCAGGAATTCCACCTACGGCTTTAGATAAAGTAATGGGTATCACCAAAGCCTATTGCACCCGTGTTGGAAACGGCCCCTTCCCTACTGAACTACTTGACGAAACCGGCGAAGAATTGCGTAAGAAAGGAGCTGAATTCGGTGCCACTACCGGGCGTCCTCGTCGCTGTGGCTGGCTCGATTTAGTTGCGCTGAAATATGTGGTTCAACTGAACGGCATCAACGAGCTCACGCTCACCAAGATGGACGTGATGGACGGCTTTGAAGAGATTAAAGTATGTACCGGCTACAAGCTGAATGGAGAAGAAACTGATGTTTTCCCACTTTGCCTTGATGAAATCCGTGATGTGGAACCGGTGTACACCTCACTTCCGGGCTGGAAAAATTCAATTGAAGGGATGACCAACTGGGACGACCTTCCCGCTACGGCACAATCCTATATTCACTTTATTGAAGAATACCTGGGTGTGAAGTTCACCATTATTTCTACCGGGCCGAAGCGTACCGAAACTATTGTGCTTTAA
- the secF gene encoding protein translocase subunit SecF yields MRWFETPNFDFNGARKVAYIFSAILFLASLGAILTKGLQYGIDFKGGKEFVLDFENPVSVVDMRSDLSEPLGATPELKLFGSESEILIRTDNELPISEVQQIITSSMTELYPDNPFTVIKTDVVGPRFAEDLKSGALQAIIYAIVIIFIYILIRFRNWTFSAGAVAALIHDVVIVLGVFTLMSDLVPFSLQVDQAIIAAFLTIVGYSLNDTVVVFDRIRENSNVHKGMEFMPMVNKSLNDTLSRTVITSITTLFVVTVLFIFGGEVLKGFSFALLIGIVLGTYSSLFVASSLVVELEARTKKS; encoded by the coding sequence ATGAGATGGTTTGAAACCCCTAATTTTGACTTTAACGGAGCACGGAAGGTGGCCTATATTTTCTCGGCTATTCTGTTCCTCGCTTCGCTTGGAGCAATTCTGACAAAAGGACTCCAGTATGGTATCGACTTTAAAGGCGGTAAGGAGTTCGTACTGGATTTCGAGAACCCGGTAAGCGTGGTTGACATGAGATCGGACCTTTCCGAGCCCCTCGGTGCCACACCGGAACTGAAACTGTTCGGTTCTGAAAGTGAGATCCTCATCCGTACCGACAATGAGCTACCCATCAGCGAGGTGCAACAAATTATTACCTCCTCGATGACCGAACTCTACCCCGATAACCCATTCACGGTGATTAAAACCGATGTAGTAGGTCCGCGTTTTGCCGAAGATTTGAAATCCGGAGCATTACAGGCCATTATCTACGCCATTGTGATTATCTTTATCTACATCCTCATCCGTTTCCGGAACTGGACGTTCTCGGCCGGGGCGGTCGCTGCACTGATTCATGATGTGGTTATTGTATTGGGTGTATTCACCTTAATGTCTGACCTCGTTCCGTTCAGCCTTCAGGTTGACCAGGCCATTATTGCGGCCTTCCTGACCATTGTGGGTTATTCATTGAACGATACGGTGGTTGTATTTGACCGTATCCGTGAAAACTCCAATGTGCACAAAGGGATGGAATTTATGCCGATGGTAAACAAAAGTTTGAATGACACTCTAAGCCGTACCGTCATAACTTCCATTACCACCTTGTTTGTGGTAACTGTGCTGTTTATTTTCGGCGGTGAGGTGTTGAAAGGCTTTTCTTTTGCCCTCTTAATCGGTATTGTACTTGGTACATACAGTTCGCTATTTGTAGCCAGTTCGTTGGTAGTTGAACTCGAAGCACGTACAAAAAAATCTTAA
- a CDS encoding STAS domain-containing protein, giving the protein MSFNTSERYNSVVIEFKGNVMGGPDAVSLNEKLHELIDNDKTNIVVDLGKVKFMNSSGLGMLIGALTTMRKAGGDLRIANATDKIESLLIVTKLITVFKHYKSVEEAAESFEE; this is encoded by the coding sequence ATGAGCTTTAATACATCAGAACGCTACAACAGCGTTGTTATCGAATTCAAAGGGAACGTTATGGGTGGCCCTGATGCAGTTAGTCTGAATGAAAAATTGCATGAACTCATCGACAATGATAAAACCAACATTGTGGTTGATCTTGGAAAAGTGAAATTCATGAATTCATCCGGACTTGGTATGTTGATTGGAGCTCTTACCACTATGCGTAAAGCCGGTGGTGATCTTAGAATTGCCAACGCAACCGACAAGATCGAAAGCCTGTTGATAGTCACGAAACTGATCACGGTATTCAAACACTACAAGTCTGTAGAAGAAGCCGCTGAATCATTTGAAGAGTGA